The Allocatelliglobosispora scoriae genome contains a region encoding:
- the amcB gene encoding cyclophane-forming radical SAM peptide maturase AmcB, translating to MTQPSLISPQFRTLITQPTTLCNLNCGYCYLPARDKQILMPVRVAQRLAESVVEQNGADVVEVVWHGGEPLTTPIAHMRNLLDPFEELRRDGRIVHVVQTNATLVDDRWLSLIGDYQISVGVSIDGPGDRFNADRVDWAGKPSTRKIMHGVRCLRAVGVPFSVICVVTADTITRADELLAFFADLGCESVAFNIEEMEGLNAHRRQVTQDEAQAFWARLWQLQPDYPDLHIRDLDRLRGFIARTRDGWTFPPEAKYEPIPTVATTGDIVLLSPELLGIRSPDYRNFVVGNVLVTSIPAMLATMREHRYVAEFERGLAACQTACGFWEFCRGGAAANRFFEHGSFDGTETAYCRNTRQAVVLSAATRIST from the coding sequence GTGACCCAGCCGAGCCTGATCTCGCCACAATTCCGTACCCTGATCACGCAACCCACGACGCTGTGCAACCTCAACTGCGGGTACTGCTACCTACCCGCCAGGGACAAGCAGATCCTGATGCCCGTGCGGGTCGCGCAGCGTCTTGCCGAGTCGGTCGTCGAGCAGAACGGGGCCGATGTGGTGGAGGTGGTCTGGCACGGCGGCGAGCCGCTCACCACACCGATCGCCCATATGCGAAACCTCCTCGACCCGTTCGAGGAGCTGCGCCGTGACGGCCGGATCGTGCACGTGGTCCAGACCAACGCCACACTCGTCGACGACCGCTGGCTCAGTCTCATCGGCGACTACCAGATCAGCGTCGGTGTATCGATCGACGGGCCCGGCGACCGGTTCAACGCGGACCGCGTGGACTGGGCGGGCAAGCCGTCCACCCGCAAGATCATGCACGGGGTGCGGTGCCTGCGCGCTGTCGGGGTGCCGTTCAGCGTCATCTGCGTCGTCACCGCCGACACCATCACCCGCGCCGACGAACTGCTCGCGTTCTTCGCCGACTTGGGCTGCGAGTCGGTGGCCTTCAACATCGAGGAAATGGAGGGACTCAACGCCCACCGCCGCCAGGTCACCCAGGACGAGGCACAAGCGTTCTGGGCACGGCTGTGGCAGCTGCAGCCCGACTACCCCGACCTTCACATCCGCGACCTCGACCGGCTGCGCGGATTCATCGCCCGTACCCGCGACGGCTGGACCTTCCCACCAGAGGCGAAGTACGAGCCGATCCCGACCGTCGCCACCACCGGGGACATCGTCCTCCTTTCACCGGAACTGCTGGGCATCAGGTCCCCGGACTACCGGAACTTCGTCGTCGGCAACGTGCTGGTCACCTCGATTCCCGCCATGCTGGCCACGATGCGCGAGCACCGGTACGTCGCCGAGTTCGAGCGCGGCCTGGCCGCCTGCCAGACCGCCTGCGGATTCTGGGAGTTCTGCCGCGGCGGTGCTGCCGCCAACCGATTCTTCGAACACGGCTCGTTCGACGGCACCGAAACCGCCTACTGCCGCAACACCCGCCAAGCCGTGGTGCTGTCTGCCGCGACACGCATCTCCACGTAG
- the amcA gene encoding multiple cyclophane-containing RiPP AmcA, producing MSALLTLQRADADALERLGITATTPVVGEPTAAKFDNRPTWDNKTGGGGFDKRPSWDNWDNRNFDKSTKK from the coding sequence ATGAGCGCACTTCTGACCCTGCAGCGCGCCGACGCCGACGCGCTGGAACGACTCGGCATCACCGCCACCACCCCGGTAGTGGGCGAGCCCACCGCCGCCAAATTCGACAACCGGCCGACCTGGGACAACAAGACCGGCGGCGGAGGCTTCGACAAGCGCCCCTCCTGGGACAACTGGGACAACCGCAACTTCGACAAGTCCACGAAGAAGTAG
- a CDS encoding pentapeptide repeat-containing protein gives MEFRTVRDLKIACPGDEPDDLDPARRVPAARTTISEVLVAGEVWKRAEITGVTISRSWFVDADLSSARFDGGTLDRCILRRCNLIGAHLDGVTLRDVVFENCRLDYAYFTDVKAAGPVAIIGCSMTDTILTAGKLSTVAFDGCKLAGTTFDGTDLRGADLRGNDITKLTAGTALRGAILSPAQIPSLTDLLLAELAIQVKAEHR, from the coding sequence ATGGAGTTCCGCACGGTACGCGACCTGAAGATCGCGTGCCCCGGTGACGAGCCCGACGACCTCGATCCCGCCAGGCGCGTGCCCGCCGCCCGGACCACGATCAGTGAAGTGCTGGTCGCTGGCGAGGTGTGGAAGCGTGCCGAGATCACAGGCGTGACGATCTCCCGGTCCTGGTTCGTCGACGCCGACCTCTCCTCGGCCCGCTTCGACGGCGGCACCCTGGACCGCTGCATCCTGCGCAGGTGCAACCTCATCGGCGCACACCTCGACGGCGTCACCCTGCGCGACGTTGTGTTCGAGAACTGCCGCCTGGACTACGCCTACTTCACCGATGTCAAAGCCGCCGGCCCGGTCGCGATCATCGGCTGTTCGATGACCGACACCATTCTCACTGCCGGCAAACTCAGCACCGTCGCGTTCGACGGCTGCAAACTGGCCGGAACGACCTTCGACGGCACCGACCTGCGCGGCGCAGATCTGCGTGGCAACGACATCACAAAGCTCACCGCTGGCACCGCTCTACGCGGCGCGATACTGAGCCCCGCTCAGATCCCCAGCCTGACCGACCTCTTGCTCGCAGAGCTCGCGATACAGGTCAAGGCCGAACACCGATGA
- a CDS encoding helix-turn-helix domain-containing protein: protein MSALDRRRGVGEAVGVDYVSRLPRPPLDGLIDDLYYLEGAPPYALLTLPPMPGALLIVNLGAPFRIRAGTEIKMAEYSDGCVITTPTRAFDFGYPVRTRSVGVHVKPWGLAPFLPMPAAELCDRPVTLEQVWGRPAVAELRDRLATADGPHGMLTLLEAELMRRLGETAGLGLVRHTSRVIASADGAVAIGDLSVAAGVSSTRLARRFREIIGVTPKRLARTHRFAATVFAIDPAGPIDWGGLAGGAGYFDQAHFGHEFREFTGLTPTRYLEVRRRFLREHPGHAMDGWPLPAD, encoded by the coding sequence ATGAGCGCCCTTGATCGTCGGCGGGGTGTCGGCGAGGCTGTGGGCGTGGATTACGTGTCCAGACTGCCGCGACCGCCGCTGGACGGGCTGATCGACGACCTCTACTACCTGGAGGGTGCGCCGCCCTACGCCCTCCTGACGCTGCCGCCGATGCCGGGGGCGCTGCTCATCGTCAACCTCGGGGCGCCGTTCCGCATCCGTGCCGGCACCGAGATCAAGATGGCCGAGTACTCCGACGGCTGCGTGATCACTACGCCCACCCGGGCGTTCGACTTCGGCTATCCGGTCCGGACCCGGTCCGTCGGCGTACACGTCAAGCCGTGGGGGCTGGCCCCGTTCCTGCCGATGCCCGCGGCCGAGCTGTGCGACCGGCCGGTGACGTTGGAGCAGGTGTGGGGTCGGCCCGCCGTCGCCGAGCTTCGAGACCGGCTCGCCACGGCGGACGGACCGCACGGGATGCTGACGCTGCTCGAGGCGGAGCTGATGCGACGGCTGGGCGAGACCGCCGGGCTGGGGCTGGTCCGCCATACGAGCCGGGTCATCGCCTCGGCCGACGGGGCGGTGGCGATCGGCGACCTCAGTGTGGCGGCCGGTGTCAGCAGCACTCGTCTGGCACGGCGGTTCCGGGAGATCATCGGCGTCACGCCGAAGCGGCTGGCCCGCACCCACCGCTTCGCCGCCACCGTCTTCGCGATCGACCCCGCCGGACCGATCGACTGGGGCGGCCTCGCCGGTGGCGCCGGCTACTTCGACCAGGCCCACTTCGGCCACGAGTTCCGCGAGTTCACCGGGCTCACGCCGACCCGCTACCTCGAGGTCCGGCGGCGGTTCCTGCGCGAACATCCCGGCCACGCGATGGACGGCTGGCCGCTGCCGGCCGATTGA
- a CDS encoding dihydrofolate reductase family protein, translating into MGKVVMNGSVSVDGFIADENDQPGPLFDWLTSGDIPLDPSGVLKVSQTSYDHTRPYWDQIGVTIVGRHVFDMTDGWDGEPPGGIDHVVVVTHRPAPEGWDPAAPFHFVDGVEAAMAKAQELAGDRIVEVAAGDVGGQVLAAGLVDEVRMDVAPVVFGSGKRYFGSVHAQHLLADPDVVIQGDRVLHLSYRVRR; encoded by the coding sequence GTGGGCAAGGTGGTCATGAACGGCTCGGTCTCGGTGGACGGCTTCATCGCGGACGAGAACGACCAGCCCGGACCGCTGTTCGACTGGTTGACCAGCGGTGACATCCCGCTGGACCCCAGCGGTGTGCTGAAGGTGTCGCAGACCTCCTACGACCACACCCGGCCGTACTGGGACCAGATCGGGGTGACGATCGTCGGCCGCCACGTCTTCGACATGACGGACGGCTGGGACGGGGAGCCTCCGGGCGGGATCGACCACGTGGTCGTCGTGACGCACCGGCCGGCGCCCGAGGGCTGGGACCCGGCAGCGCCGTTTCACTTCGTCGACGGTGTCGAGGCGGCCATGGCCAAGGCGCAGGAGCTCGCCGGTGACCGCATCGTCGAGGTCGCCGCGGGTGATGTCGGCGGCCAGGTGCTCGCCGCGGGCCTGGTCGACGAGGTGCGCATGGACGTGGCACCCGTGGTGTTCGGGTCCGGCAAGCGCTACTTCGGGTCGGTCCACGCACAGCACCTGTTGGCGGACCCGGACGTGGTGATCCAGGGCGACCGGGTGCTTCACCTGAGCTATCGGGTGCGCCGTTGA
- a CDS encoding pyridoxamine 5'-phosphate oxidase family protein: MTAPPRPLAQRIQDTRRRLDEDVDAWVATADRAGTPYLVPLSFLWDDETLLISTAAGNPTARNLRDGGQVRLTIGTTRDVVLIEGSAVVADALTDEVADAFAVKTGFDPRKQRNYPYFRIRPELIQAWREVNELAARELMVDGVWLA; this comes from the coding sequence ATGACCGCCCCGCCCCGACCGCTCGCGCAGCGCATTCAGGACACCCGGCGCCGCCTCGACGAGGACGTCGACGCCTGGGTGGCCACCGCCGACCGAGCGGGTACGCCCTACCTGGTGCCGCTGTCGTTCCTATGGGACGACGAGACCCTGTTGATCTCCACGGCGGCCGGCAACCCCACGGCCCGCAATCTCCGCGACGGCGGCCAGGTCCGGCTCACGATCGGGACGACCCGCGACGTGGTCCTGATCGAAGGATCCGCCGTCGTCGCCGACGCGCTCACCGACGAGGTCGCCGACGCGTTCGCGGTCAAGACCGGGTTCGACCCCCGCAAGCAGCGCAACTACCCGTATTTCCGGATCCGGCCGGAACTGATCCAGGCCTGGCGGGAGGTCAACGAGCTCGCAGCACGGGAGCTGATGGTCGACGGTGTGTGGCTGGCATAG
- a CDS encoding YdeI/OmpD-associated family protein produces the protein MKFRTVVEPPEPMRGLEVPPEVVAALGGGARPPVTITVNGHSWKSRVAIMRGRHLLGLSNANRQAADVAIGEEVEVDLELDTEPRVVVEPADFAQALDDDPVARAAYDSLAYSHKREHVRAIESAKKPETRRLRIEKAIAALRG, from the coding sequence GTGAAGTTTCGCACCGTCGTCGAGCCGCCCGAGCCCATGCGCGGGCTGGAGGTCCCGCCCGAGGTGGTGGCGGCGCTCGGCGGGGGTGCCCGGCCGCCAGTGACCATCACGGTCAACGGGCACTCCTGGAAGAGCCGGGTCGCCATCATGCGCGGCCGTCACCTGCTCGGTCTGAGCAACGCCAACCGGCAGGCCGCCGATGTCGCGATCGGCGAGGAGGTCGAGGTCGACCTGGAGCTCGACACCGAGCCGCGCGTCGTCGTCGAGCCTGCCGACTTCGCCCAGGCGCTGGACGACGACCCGGTCGCCCGCGCCGCCTACGACAGCCTCGCCTACAGCCACAAGCGCGAGCACGTGCGCGCCATCGAGAGCGCGAAGAAGCCCGAGACGCGCCGACTGCGTATCGAGAAGGCCATCGCCGCCCTGCGCGGCTGA
- a CDS encoding ECF transporter S component: MTTSTVAVRVPARAIAAITMASFLGFVAFFWPFVVAPGTFASNQTPPLMFGVLLLIILAVIFAEIADGRIDAKALAMLGVLSAINAALRPLGAGTAGIETVFFVLVLAGRVFGPGFGFALGCTSLFASALLTGGVGPWMPYQMFGCAWVAMFAGLLPRLRGKAELAMLAAYAGFAGYFFGFLLNLSFWPFSLDPTSSIAYQPGLPILEQLQRYLTFFSVTSLGWDTGRAITTAVLVVLAGPAVLHAFRRAARRANFEPAVVFEPAREGQQPPG, encoded by the coding sequence GTGACCACGTCGACCGTCGCCGTCCGCGTTCCCGCCCGGGCGATCGCCGCGATCACTATGGCCTCGTTCCTCGGGTTCGTCGCGTTCTTCTGGCCCTTCGTCGTCGCGCCGGGGACCTTCGCCTCCAACCAGACCCCGCCGCTCATGTTCGGCGTGCTGCTGCTGATCATCCTCGCGGTGATCTTCGCCGAGATCGCCGACGGGCGCATCGACGCCAAGGCGCTGGCGATGCTCGGCGTGCTCTCCGCGATCAACGCGGCGCTCCGGCCGCTCGGGGCCGGCACGGCCGGGATCGAGACGGTCTTCTTCGTGCTGGTGCTCGCGGGGCGGGTCTTCGGGCCCGGCTTCGGTTTCGCGCTGGGCTGCACATCGCTCTTCGCGTCCGCGCTGCTCACCGGGGGTGTCGGGCCGTGGATGCCCTACCAGATGTTCGGCTGCGCCTGGGTGGCGATGTTCGCCGGGCTGCTGCCGCGCCTGCGCGGGAAGGCCGAGCTGGCGATGCTCGCCGCCTATGCCGGGTTCGCCGGGTACTTCTTCGGTTTCCTGCTCAACCTGTCGTTCTGGCCGTTCTCCCTCGACCCGACGAGCTCGATCGCCTACCAGCCCGGATTGCCGATCCTGGAGCAGTTGCAGCGGTACCTCACCTTCTTCAGCGTCACGTCGCTCGGGTGGGACACCGGGCGGGCGATCACCACCGCGGTGCTGGTCGTGCTCGCCGGGCCGGCGGTACTACACGCGTTCCGGCGGGCGGCGCGCCGGGCCAACTTCGAGCCGGCGGTGGTCTTCGAACCTGCCCGGGAGGGGCAGCAGCCGCCCGGCTAG
- a CDS encoding ABC transporter ATP-binding protein → MIGFEHVSVTYDAAARAVLRDVHLRIDEGELCLVVGHTGSGKSTFLAAINGLVPHFTGGTLAGRVTVAGRDTANHPPREYADLVGVVGQDPAAGFVTDTVEEELAYSMEQLALPGDVMRTRVEETLDLLGLADLRHRSVHELSGGQQQRVAIGAALTPHPRVLVLDEPTSALDPTGAEDVLAAITRLVHDLGVTVIIAEHRLERVIPYADRLIYLPGDGTVHSGAPAALLAESSVAPPVIHLGRLAGWSPLPLSVRDARRHAPALRERLPAVPTGPHRPDHSRPEVALAARGIIVRHGQVIAVRGVDLTLRRGEVTALMGRNGSGKSSLLWALQGSGRRDGGTVAVGDSDPGKVSAAQARKLVGLVPQNATDLLYLDTVDAELGQADRDGATPGTARGLLDAIAPGIDGARHPRDLSAGQQLALVLAIQLAVTPGVLLLDEPTRGLDYQAKAALTRTLDDLAAQGRAVVVATHDVEFATTTADRVVVMADGDIVADGPAPAVLTASPTFAPQIAKILAPLPYLTLGQVRAALADGEAAA, encoded by the coding sequence GTGATCGGATTCGAGCACGTCAGCGTCACCTACGACGCCGCCGCCCGCGCCGTGCTGCGCGACGTGCACCTGCGCATCGACGAGGGCGAGCTGTGCCTCGTCGTCGGCCACACCGGCTCCGGCAAGTCGACCTTCCTCGCGGCTATCAACGGGCTCGTGCCGCACTTCACCGGGGGCACGCTCGCCGGTCGCGTCACGGTCGCCGGTCGCGACACCGCGAACCACCCCCCTCGGGAGTACGCGGACCTCGTCGGCGTCGTCGGCCAGGACCCGGCTGCGGGGTTCGTGACCGACACCGTCGAGGAGGAGCTCGCCTACAGCATGGAGCAGCTCGCCCTGCCCGGCGACGTGATGCGTACCCGCGTCGAGGAGACCCTCGACCTGCTGGGCCTGGCCGACCTGCGGCACCGCAGCGTGCACGAGCTCTCCGGCGGCCAGCAGCAGCGGGTCGCGATCGGTGCCGCGCTGACCCCGCACCCCCGGGTGCTCGTGCTCGACGAGCCGACCTCGGCCCTCGACCCGACCGGTGCCGAGGACGTGCTCGCCGCGATCACCCGGCTCGTGCACGACCTCGGTGTCACCGTCATCATCGCCGAGCACCGCCTGGAGCGGGTCATCCCCTACGCCGACCGGCTCATCTACCTGCCCGGCGACGGCACCGTCCACAGTGGTGCACCGGCCGCGCTGCTCGCCGAGTCGAGTGTCGCGCCGCCCGTGATCCACCTGGGCCGCCTCGCCGGGTGGTCGCCGCTGCCCCTCTCCGTACGCGACGCTCGACGGCACGCCCCGGCGCTGCGCGAGCGGCTTCCCGCCGTGCCGACCGGCCCGCACCGCCCCGATCACAGTCGGCCCGAGGTCGCTCTGGCCGCCCGGGGGATCATCGTGCGGCACGGGCAGGTCATCGCCGTCCGCGGCGTCGACCTGACCCTGCGCCGGGGCGAGGTGACGGCGCTGATGGGGCGTAACGGTTCCGGGAAGTCCTCGCTGCTCTGGGCGTTGCAGGGATCGGGTCGCCGGGATGGGGGAACCGTCGCGGTCGGCGACTCCGATCCGGGCAAGGTCTCGGCCGCCCAGGCCCGCAAGCTCGTCGGGCTGGTGCCGCAGAACGCCACCGACCTGCTCTACCTCGACACCGTGGACGCGGAGCTCGGGCAGGCCGACCGGGACGGCGCGACACCGGGCACCGCACGCGGGCTGCTCGACGCCATCGCACCGGGGATCGACGGTGCCAGGCATCCCCGGGACCTCTCCGCCGGGCAGCAGCTCGCGCTCGTGCTCGCGATTCAGCTGGCGGTGACTCCCGGCGTACTCCTCCTGGATGAACCCACGCGCGGCCTGGACTATCAGGCGAAGGCGGCGCTGACGCGGACCCTGGACGACCTGGCCGCGCAGGGCCGCGCGGTCGTCGTCGCCACCCACGACGTCGAGTTCGCCACCACGACGGCGGACCGGGTGGTCGTCATGGCCGACGGCGACATCGTCGCGGACGGCCCGGCCCCGGCGGTGCTCACCGCGTCGCCGACCTTCGCGCCACAGATCGCCAAGATCCTCGCCCCGCTGCCCTACCTGACCCTCGGGCAGGTCAGGGCCGCGCTGGCCGACGGGGAGGCGGCCGCGTGA
- a CDS encoding energy-coupling factor transporter transmembrane component T, with product MSVTTRLPRALHPVAWWLWAIALATAASRTSNPLLLLLIFAVLGLVVTARRTDAPWARGFRYYLFMALIVIAIRIVFRSIFASGITPEDHILFELPHLPTPDWYAGVQVGGPVSLEATLSAAVDGLRLACLLCCIGAANSLANPKRALRILPGALYELGVAVTVSLSVAPQLVESVQRVARARRLRAGRAKGFRALRSIAIPVLHDALDRSLRLAAAMDSRGYGRTGSATRGSRRLTGLLMLSGMAALCIGVYALLDPSVPRELGAVGFGAGLVLCAAGIALGGRRVSRSRYRPDPWRWPEWAVAGCGLVTALVLNLGTGYDPAALNPSLYPLQWPTLPILPVAAILVAALAAFASPPPPPRHRTGPALPAPRRAADQTTAGARP from the coding sequence ATGAGCGTGACCACCCGCCTGCCGCGTGCCCTGCATCCGGTGGCGTGGTGGCTGTGGGCGATCGCCCTCGCCACCGCCGCGAGCCGCACCAGCAACCCGCTCCTGCTGCTGCTGATCTTCGCGGTCCTCGGCCTCGTCGTGACAGCTCGGCGTACGGATGCGCCGTGGGCACGCGGTTTCCGCTACTACCTGTTCATGGCGCTGATCGTCATCGCGATCCGGATCGTCTTCCGGTCGATCTTCGCCTCGGGCATCACCCCCGAGGACCACATCCTCTTCGAGCTGCCGCACCTGCCGACACCCGACTGGTACGCCGGGGTCCAGGTCGGCGGCCCGGTCTCCCTGGAGGCGACGCTCTCGGCTGCCGTCGACGGCCTGCGCCTCGCCTGCCTGCTCTGCTGCATCGGTGCCGCCAACAGCCTCGCCAATCCCAAGCGCGCCCTGCGGATCCTCCCCGGCGCCCTCTATGAACTCGGTGTCGCCGTCACCGTCTCGCTCTCGGTCGCGCCGCAGCTCGTGGAGAGCGTGCAGCGGGTGGCACGGGCGCGGCGGCTGCGAGCCGGGCGCGCCAAGGGATTCCGGGCGCTACGCTCGATCGCGATCCCGGTCCTGCACGACGCCCTCGACCGGTCCCTGCGTCTCGCCGCGGCGATGGACTCGCGCGGATACGGCCGCACCGGCAGCGCCACGCGGGGATCGCGGCGGCTCACCGGCCTGCTGATGCTGAGCGGGATGGCCGCGCTCTGCATCGGCGTCTACGCGCTGCTCGACCCGAGCGTGCCCCGCGAGCTGGGCGCGGTCGGCTTCGGTGCCGGGCTGGTGCTCTGCGCGGCGGGCATCGCCCTCGGCGGTCGGCGGGTCTCGCGCAGCCGTTACCGGCCCGATCCGTGGCGGTGGCCGGAGTGGGCGGTCGCGGGCTGCGGCCTCGTCACCGCGCTCGTCCTCAACCTCGGCACCGGCTACGACCCCGCGGCGCTGAACCCCTCGCTCTACCCGTTGCAGTGGCCGACACTGCCGATCCTGCCGGTGGCTGCGATCCTCGTCGCGGCGCTCGCCGCCTTCGCCTCGCCGCCACCGCCGCCGCGGCACCGGACCGGTCCCGCACTCCCCGCGCCGCGCCGGGCCGCCGACCAGACCACCGCAGGAGCCCGCCCGTGA
- a CDS encoding peptidase → MRITPRHLLAAALTAAALVLPVAAPAAAAPTLNRADAAAGWLARQLVDGERFEVVFDGVTYPDQGLTIDAIFAFAATKTGGTYASNAIGWLAEPGIRTGYIGDGTDEAYVGGTAKLALAAQVTGADATAFGGVDLITRLRGLQTPSGRFSDQSAYGDYTNSFTQSFAILTLDRTAAGAPATAVSYLAGSRCADGGYPLYLEQATCVSDVDATALATQALISAGDLVHAWPGLTWLVGQQQPGGGFATYGTVNANSTGLAAAALQTGGRLLAAAKARAFLRSLQVNCSGPVATRGAISYTTGAFDPATAPRATAQGALGLAATGYATLSLTGATPSAPTLACP, encoded by the coding sequence ATGCGCATAACCCCACGCCACCTGCTCGCCGCCGCGTTGACGGCTGCGGCGCTGGTCCTGCCGGTCGCGGCACCGGCCGCTGCGGCCCCCACCCTCAACCGGGCGGACGCCGCCGCCGGTTGGCTCGCCCGCCAACTGGTCGACGGCGAGCGGTTCGAGGTCGTCTTCGACGGCGTCACCTACCCCGACCAGGGCCTCACCATCGACGCGATCTTCGCTTTCGCGGCCACCAAGACCGGCGGCACCTACGCGTCGAACGCGATCGGCTGGCTCGCCGAGCCCGGCATCCGCACCGGTTACATCGGTGACGGCACCGACGAGGCGTATGTCGGCGGCACCGCCAAGCTCGCCCTCGCGGCCCAGGTCACCGGCGCCGACGCCACCGCGTTCGGCGGCGTCGACCTCATCACCCGCCTGCGCGGGCTCCAGACACCGTCCGGGCGGTTCTCCGACCAGTCCGCCTACGGCGACTACACCAACTCGTTCACCCAGTCCTTCGCCATCCTCACCCTCGACCGGACGGCGGCGGGTGCACCCGCAACGGCGGTCAGCTACCTCGCCGGGAGCCGGTGCGCCGACGGCGGCTACCCGCTCTACCTCGAGCAGGCCACCTGCGTGAGCGACGTCGACGCCACGGCGCTCGCGACGCAGGCGCTGATCTCCGCCGGTGACCTCGTCCACGCGTGGCCGGGCCTCACCTGGCTCGTCGGGCAGCAGCAGCCGGGCGGTGGATTCGCCACCTACGGCACCGTCAACGCCAACAGCACCGGGCTCGCCGCCGCCGCTCTGCAGACCGGCGGGCGCCTGCTCGCCGCCGCGAAGGCGCGGGCATTCCTGCGCTCGCTGCAGGTCAACTGCTCGGGGCCGGTGGCCACCCGAGGCGCGATCTCCTACACCACCGGCGCCTTCGACCCCGCAACCGCACCCCGCGCCACCGCCCAGGGCGCGCTGGGCCTGGCCGCAACGGGCTACGCAACCCTCTCCCTAACCGGCGCGACGCCTTCAGCACCCACCCTCGCCTGCCCCTAA
- a CDS encoding ATP-binding protein: MTAADQPSSRESATEAGLVEEFDATGLYALRAAVGAHATQLGMGEEQLGKLLIIATELATNAIRHGGGKGRLRLWREGGALHCEVSDAGPGISDPDQVGTRPVPLNVDGGRGLWIVRQFADKVAVTNRSPGTTIHATLHL; encoded by the coding sequence ATGACCGCCGCCGATCAGCCATCGAGCCGGGAATCCGCGACGGAGGCCGGCCTCGTCGAGGAGTTCGACGCCACCGGGCTCTACGCGCTGCGGGCCGCCGTCGGGGCGCACGCGACCCAGTTGGGCATGGGCGAGGAGCAGCTGGGCAAGCTCCTCATCATCGCCACCGAACTCGCCACCAACGCCATCCGCCACGGCGGCGGCAAGGGCCGGCTGCGACTCTGGCGCGAGGGCGGCGCGCTGCACTGCGAGGTGAGCGACGCCGGCCCCGGCATCAGCGACCCCGACCAGGTGGGCACCCGCCCCGTTCCCCTGAACGTGGACGGCGGCCGAGGCCTGTGGATAGTCCGCCAGTTCGCCGACAAGGTCGCGGTCACCAACCGCTCCCCCGGCACGACAATCCACGCAACCCTGCACCTCTGA
- a CDS encoding MEDS domain-containing protein yields MADAVTVDQIVVGDHACLTFTEPDERMDLVAEFVADGLQLGQRIICFTDSVQPDDLIGELVLREVAARDAIHRGQLALRGSQDSWLAGGPVTAKRMLSAISDEMRHAESRGFPGLRVTADMCWATRAVVAADQLVAFERQAADLFAHGQLAVICQYDRDIFDPVTLAFAADAHPKTVAALAYHDTPLLRICRQHRPPGLRIAGELDSTHLEPLQHALAETFRLDHTIHVNLTRLRFIDVTAATAIAKAALTLPTDRTMIVTCPPVIAAIFDALGAAQAPQMRIQRSS; encoded by the coding sequence ATGGCTGACGCGGTCACGGTTGATCAGATCGTCGTGGGAGACCATGCCTGCCTGACGTTCACCGAGCCCGATGAACGGATGGACCTCGTAGCCGAATTCGTCGCCGACGGCCTGCAGCTCGGGCAGCGGATCATCTGCTTCACCGACTCCGTCCAGCCGGACGACCTGATCGGCGAGCTCGTGCTGCGGGAGGTCGCTGCCCGCGACGCGATCCACCGCGGCCAGCTCGCCCTGCGCGGCAGCCAGGACTCATGGCTCGCGGGTGGGCCGGTCACCGCGAAGCGGATGCTCTCCGCCATCTCCGACGAGATGCGCCACGCCGAGTCACGGGGCTTCCCCGGACTGCGGGTCACCGCCGACATGTGCTGGGCGACCCGCGCGGTCGTCGCCGCTGACCAGCTCGTCGCGTTCGAGAGGCAGGCCGCCGACCTGTTCGCGCACGGCCAACTCGCGGTGATCTGCCAGTACGACCGGGACATCTTCGACCCCGTCACGCTCGCCTTCGCCGCCGACGCGCACCCCAAGACGGTCGCCGCGCTCGCCTATCACGACACCCCGCTGCTGCGGATCTGCCGCCAGCACCGGCCACCGGGCCTGCGGATCGCCGGTGAGCTCGACTCCACCCATCTCGAGCCGCTGCAGCACGCGCTCGCCGAGACGTTCCGGCTCGACCACACGATCCATGTCAATCTCACCCGGCTCAGATTCATCGACGTGACAGCGGCGACGGCGATCGCGAAGGCGGCGCTCACGCTGCCGACCGACCGTACGATGATCGTCACCTGTCCGCCGGTGATAGCCGCGATCTTCGACGCCCTCGGGGCGGCACAGGCGCCGCAGATGCGGATCCAGAGGTCGTCATGA